In one Steroidobacteraceae bacterium genomic region, the following are encoded:
- a CDS encoding zinc-dependent alcohol dehydrogenase family protein translates to MRCQQLLHRQFGQPESVLELEDCALDPPRAGQAIVAIEAAPIHAGDLKNIAGGKTMYRHVRAGSELHVALPQVPGIEGIARIVAVGEGGARRVGERVFLPPQCGSWRSHMLVDESALIGAPEGDALQLSLMVNAFTAELALRDLAPLEAGDWFVQNAANSNVGRVLIRLAKDRGLRTVNIVRRAELVGELRQLGGDIVIEDGADLAARVRAQVGDARLSIALDSIGGSATDRLAEVLSDSGTVASMGSMSGEPCSIANWLLLYRRIRLIGYYAGFNLRSRSRPEQAQIITELAMQIARGDLFTPIAATYPLTEYRRAVRHAAGSGSGRNGKVVFVPA, encoded by the coding sequence GTGCGCTGCCAGCAGCTTTTGCATCGCCAATTCGGCCAACCTGAGTCCGTGCTCGAGCTCGAGGACTGCGCACTGGATCCGCCGCGTGCCGGCCAGGCAATCGTTGCCATCGAAGCCGCGCCCATACACGCGGGGGATCTCAAGAACATCGCTGGCGGGAAAACCATGTACCGCCACGTGCGCGCAGGCTCCGAGCTTCATGTTGCCCTGCCGCAGGTTCCAGGTATCGAAGGAATCGCTCGAATCGTAGCAGTCGGCGAGGGCGGCGCACGGCGGGTCGGTGAGCGCGTGTTCCTGCCACCGCAATGTGGCAGCTGGCGAAGCCACATGCTCGTCGATGAGAGCGCACTCATAGGCGCTCCCGAGGGCGACGCATTACAGCTGTCGCTCATGGTCAACGCGTTCACGGCGGAGCTGGCATTGCGCGATCTTGCGCCGCTCGAAGCCGGCGACTGGTTCGTACAAAACGCAGCCAACTCCAACGTCGGTCGTGTCCTTATTCGCCTTGCGAAGGACCGCGGCCTGCGAACGGTCAACATCGTACGTCGTGCGGAACTCGTTGGCGAGTTGAGGCAACTCGGCGGCGACATCGTGATCGAGGATGGGGCTGATCTTGCTGCCCGGGTGCGCGCGCAGGTTGGCGACGCCAGGCTCAGTATTGCGCTCGATAGCATTGGTGGGTCGGCAACAGACCGGCTCGCCGAGGTGCTGTCCGATAGCGGCACGGTTGCAAGCATGGGCAGCATGAGCGGCGAACCCTGCAGCATCGCCAACTGGCTGCTGCTCTACCGACGGATCCGGCTGATCGGCTACTACGCGGGATTCAATCTGCGTTCACGGTCGCGACCCGAGCAGGCGCAAATCATCACGGAATTGGCCATGCAGATTGCCCGAGGCGATCTCTTTACGCCGATTGCAGCGACCTACCCGCTGACGGAATACCGCCGTGCCGTGCGGCATGCGGCAGGATCCGGTTCCGGGCGTAACGGCAAGGTCGTGTTCGTGCCGGCCTGA
- a CDS encoding ATP-binding protein codes for MRSLSLRIFLALWLAMLLIVLAAAGIIAWNAAAREDAARRLPNQMLQAATAALESGGRNGLRAWLEQQTQRPRSPRIYVIDGSGSDLLGRPLPPPLRAWLSGVPRDMPRRFGRVEYRPPRPLPILVGTDRSEYQLLILPPRRPFAALAPRAEARLAWFAAAVLITAIVSLLLSRSITRPIDDLRRVSEALAQGDLTAGPGPRSLGRRDALGALAASFAHMAERIRELLGARERLLRDVSHELRSPLTRMRLAIGIARQPGADLQTQLARVEKEAERMDELVDRVLALSRLGSSSEPGLAFETVQLSSLLREIVRDAGLEAGARTQSLHFDDDAATDLEVRADPQWLASAIDNVLRNAIRHAPVGSRIDLALQRSDAMARITISDQGPGVPEQELQKIFEPFHRVAGARERSSGGEGIGLAITARVVATHGGTVSAANASEGSGLIVTIMLPAGSP; via the coding sequence GTGAGAAGCCTGTCGCTGCGCATATTCCTTGCATTGTGGCTTGCCATGCTGCTCATCGTGCTCGCCGCAGCGGGCATCATCGCCTGGAACGCCGCAGCGCGCGAAGATGCCGCACGCAGGCTGCCCAACCAGATGCTGCAGGCAGCCACCGCCGCCCTCGAGAGCGGCGGACGCAATGGCCTGCGCGCCTGGCTCGAGCAGCAGACGCAGCGACCGCGCAGCCCGCGCATCTATGTCATCGATGGCAGTGGCAGCGACCTGCTGGGACGTCCATTGCCGCCGCCATTGCGCGCCTGGCTGAGTGGCGTGCCGCGTGACATGCCGAGACGATTCGGCCGCGTCGAATACCGGCCGCCACGGCCCTTGCCCATCCTGGTCGGAACGGATCGCAGCGAGTATCAGCTGCTGATATTGCCGCCGCGCCGGCCATTCGCGGCATTGGCGCCAAGGGCCGAGGCTCGCCTCGCGTGGTTCGCGGCCGCCGTGCTCATAACAGCCATCGTGAGCCTGCTGCTGTCGCGGTCCATTACGCGGCCGATCGATGATTTGCGGCGTGTCAGCGAAGCGCTTGCGCAGGGCGATCTCACGGCCGGTCCAGGTCCGCGCAGCCTGGGGCGCCGCGATGCGCTCGGCGCACTGGCGGCAAGCTTTGCGCACATGGCCGAGCGTATCCGGGAATTGCTCGGCGCGCGCGAGCGCCTGCTGCGCGATGTCTCCCATGAGTTGCGCTCGCCGCTGACGCGCATGCGTCTCGCGATCGGTATTGCGCGCCAACCTGGCGCCGACCTGCAGACACAGCTCGCCCGCGTGGAGAAAGAAGCCGAACGCATGGATGAGCTCGTCGATCGGGTTCTGGCGCTGTCGCGGCTTGGCTCATCGAGCGAACCGGGGCTCGCATTCGAGACAGTGCAATTATCGTCACTGCTGCGCGAGATCGTTCGCGATGCCGGGCTCGAAGCCGGTGCCCGCACGCAGAGCTTGCATTTCGACGACGATGCCGCCACCGATCTCGAAGTGCGCGCCGATCCGCAGTGGCTCGCAAGCGCGATCGATAACGTGCTGCGCAATGCCATACGCCATGCACCGGTGGGCAGCCGCATCGACCTCGCCCTGCAGCGATCGGACGCAATGGCCCGGATCACGATAAGCGACCAGGGCCCAGGCGTTCCCGAGCAGGAATTGCAGAAGATTTTCGAGCCGTTCCACCGCGTCGCCGGCGCACGCGAACGCAGCAGTGGCGGCGAAGGAATCGGGCTTGCCATCACTGCAAGGGTCGTCGCGACCCATGGTGGGACCGTGAGTGCCGCCAATGCGAGCGAAGGCAGCGGCCTGATCGTAACCATCATGCTTCCCGCGGGTTCGCCGTGA
- a CDS encoding efflux RND transporter periplasmic adaptor subunit, with product MMTRLAITLPLIAALLLSAACARKDPGGDASSYTEVAVARRDISVSVEAAGVIEPLRTVEVKSKASGEILELNADVGTTVERDALLVKVDPRTPRNRLAQSEAEFKAAQARLANAVTQLGRAKTLLANKWINQADYDKFALDRATAEADLVTQRVNVENARIALEDTEVRAPVAGTIISKRVERGTVISSPTQDVGGGTLLLTMANLDTVRVRVRVDETDVGKLRSGIAASVTVTAFPGRSFAGSIEMIEPQAIVEQNVTQFAVLISLPNKDGLLKPGMNVEAKFDVAKRNGVLAVPVMSLRTDSDLESTAGLLGIAPDELRQQLDRARAELRGEESAPAAAQPQFIDIGGRRVEIPEGTDPDAVRRAIEKRRSGGEPSAEERALLREVFSRMRASSDATSGERGSAFKLGQGLWVVIDIKGQRTARPVEVGVTDLDYVEISAGLAEGDKVLQLPSTSLLKVQENLQNMMQRRGGGVPGITPRPGTSR from the coding sequence ATGATGACTAGACTCGCCATCACCCTGCCACTGATCGCAGCACTCCTGCTGTCCGCGGCCTGTGCGCGCAAGGACCCAGGGGGCGATGCATCGTCCTACACCGAAGTGGCAGTCGCGCGCCGCGACATTTCCGTGTCCGTGGAGGCAGCAGGTGTCATCGAGCCGCTGCGCACGGTCGAGGTCAAGTCGAAAGCCTCAGGTGAAATCCTCGAATTGAACGCGGATGTCGGCACGACGGTCGAGCGCGACGCCTTGCTCGTCAAGGTCGATCCGCGCACGCCGCGCAATCGTCTTGCGCAGTCGGAAGCGGAATTCAAGGCCGCCCAGGCGCGACTCGCCAATGCCGTTACCCAGCTCGGGCGCGCCAAGACCCTGCTTGCGAACAAGTGGATCAATCAGGCCGACTATGACAAGTTCGCGCTCGATCGCGCGACCGCGGAGGCAGACCTCGTCACCCAGCGAGTCAATGTCGAGAATGCGCGGATCGCGCTCGAGGACACGGAAGTTCGCGCGCCTGTCGCGGGAACGATTATCAGCAAGCGCGTCGAACGCGGCACGGTCATTTCCTCCCCGACCCAGGATGTCGGTGGCGGCACGCTGCTCCTGACCATGGCGAACCTGGACACGGTGCGGGTGCGCGTCAGGGTCGACGAAACCGACGTCGGCAAATTGCGGAGCGGGATCGCGGCATCGGTGACCGTCACCGCCTTTCCGGGGCGCAGCTTCGCCGGCAGCATCGAGATGATCGAACCGCAGGCAATCGTCGAGCAGAATGTCACCCAATTCGCCGTTCTCATCTCATTGCCCAACAAGGATGGGCTGTTGAAACCAGGCATGAACGTCGAGGCGAAATTCGATGTTGCCAAACGCAACGGCGTGTTGGCCGTGCCGGTGATGTCGTTGCGAACGGATTCGGATCTCGAGAGTACTGCCGGACTCCTCGGTATCGCGCCGGACGAGCTGCGTCAACAGCTCGACCGCGCCAGGGCAGAGCTTCGCGGCGAGGAATCCGCCCCCGCCGCAGCGCAACCGCAATTCATCGACATTGGTGGCCGTCGCGTCGAAATACCGGAGGGTACCGACCCCGATGCAGTGCGCCGTGCCATCGAAAAGCGCCGCTCGGGCGGCGAGCCCAGCGCCGAGGAACGGGCACTGCTGCGCGAAGTTTTCAGCCGGATGCGCGCATCGAGCGATGCCACGAGCGGTGAGCGTGGCAGCGCATTCAAACTCGGGCAGGGACTTTGGGTGGTCATCGACATCAAGGGCCAGCGCACTGCCCGCCCGGTCGAAGTCGGAGTGACCGATCTCGACTATGTCGAGATTTCGGCCGGACTGGCCGAAGGTGACAAAGTCCTGCAATTGCCCAGCACTTCGCTGCTCAAGGTCCAGGAGAATCTGCAGAACATGATGCAACGCCGCGGCGGCGGAGTGCCCGGCATCACGCCGCGCCCCGGCACGAGCCGCTGA
- a CDS encoding ABC transporter permease: protein MAAIQITQIAADSLRGNPFRAALTMLGVIIGVGAVITMLALGTGAQRAVDEQLAALGANVITVTSGMRFIQGVARNQTNLTIDDAAALRRDGHGFIAVVPEQSGRQQIKFGNRNLNLSVIGTTPDHLAVDNMSIEVGRMFSAADDAGRRRVVVIGAEVAEQLDIAPAQLIGAMLYIKDLSFEVIGVLRKKGGQGFSNPDDDLYIPLLTSRDRITGAEQLQNILVQNEPGIEPAPAMVEIERVLRREHRIPPGQDNDFLIIDRRQFLATQQATTEILGFLLAGIAGVSLLVGGIGIMNIMLVTVTERTREIGVRKALGATRKDILLQFLFESVTLCVAGGVLGILFGTGLAGLLSRFAGWQTVVSFESVLLSFGFSAAVGLIFGLWPAQRAARLDPIEALRHE from the coding sequence ATGGCCGCCATACAAATCACCCAGATCGCCGCCGATTCGCTGCGCGGCAACCCGTTCCGCGCCGCCTTGACCATGCTCGGCGTCATCATCGGTGTCGGTGCCGTCATCACCATGTTGGCGCTCGGCACCGGCGCGCAGCGCGCAGTCGACGAACAACTCGCCGCGCTTGGCGCAAACGTCATCACCGTCACCAGCGGCATGCGTTTCATCCAGGGCGTCGCGCGCAATCAGACCAATCTCACGATCGACGACGCGGCCGCACTGCGCCGCGACGGTCATGGCTTCATCGCGGTGGTTCCCGAGCAATCCGGGCGTCAGCAGATCAAGTTCGGCAATCGCAACCTGAATCTGAGCGTCATCGGCACCACGCCCGATCATCTGGCTGTCGATAACATGAGCATCGAAGTTGGTCGCATGTTCTCTGCGGCCGATGATGCCGGGCGCCGTCGGGTGGTCGTGATCGGTGCCGAGGTGGCAGAGCAGCTCGACATTGCGCCGGCCCAGCTCATAGGCGCAATGCTCTACATCAAGGACCTCTCGTTCGAAGTGATCGGCGTACTGCGCAAGAAAGGCGGCCAGGGCTTCAGCAATCCCGATGATGATCTCTACATTCCGTTGCTGACCTCGCGTGATCGCATCACCGGCGCCGAGCAGTTGCAGAACATTCTGGTGCAGAATGAGCCGGGGATCGAGCCGGCGCCGGCAATGGTGGAAATCGAACGCGTATTGCGGCGAGAGCATCGCATTCCGCCGGGGCAGGACAACGATTTTCTGATCATCGACCGCCGCCAGTTCCTCGCGACGCAGCAGGCGACCACGGAAATACTCGGGTTCCTGCTCGCGGGCATCGCCGGCGTCAGCCTGCTTGTAGGTGGCATTGGAATCATGAATATCATGCTGGTCACCGTAACCGAGCGCACGCGTGAGATTGGCGTGCGCAAGGCGCTCGGCGCCACGCGCAAGGACATACTCCTGCAGTTCCTGTTCGAATCGGTCACGCTTTGCGTCGCGGGCGGCGTGCTCGGCATTCTTTTCGGCACGGGCCTGGCGGGACTGCTATCGCGTTTCGCGGGCTGGCAGACGGTCGTTTCTTTCGAATCGGTACTGCTGTCGTTTGGCTTCAGCGCGGCAGTGGGCCTGATATTTGGACTCTGGCCTGCGCAGCGCGCGGCGCGGCTCGATCCCATCGAAGCGCTGCGCCATGAATAA
- a CDS encoding ABC transporter ATP-binding protein → MTSSGAELLIDAQNLRREYRMGSATVVALRDVSVAVMRGEYVAIMGPSGSGKSTLMNVIGCLDTPDSGSYRLNGQVVSEMSDSALAQVRNREIGFVFQSFALLPRASALQNVELPLIYSHVPRRDRRQRAAAALQRVGLGERMAHLPNELSGGQRQRVAIARALVTDPALLLADEPTGNLDTATGMEILRLFDELHAAGNTIVMVTHEAEVAQRSGRIVELRDGSVVSDRKVDK, encoded by the coding sequence GTGACTTCCTCCGGCGCGGAATTGCTCATCGACGCGCAGAACCTGCGCCGCGAATACCGCATGGGCAGCGCAACGGTCGTCGCCCTGCGCGATGTCAGTGTCGCTGTAATGCGTGGCGAGTATGTGGCAATCATGGGTCCATCCGGGTCCGGCAAATCGACTTTGATGAATGTAATCGGCTGTCTCGATACCCCCGACAGCGGCAGCTATCGATTGAACGGACAGGTTGTTTCCGAGATGTCCGACAGCGCCCTCGCCCAGGTTCGCAACCGCGAGATTGGATTCGTCTTCCAGTCCTTCGCCCTGCTGCCGCGCGCCAGCGCATTGCAGAACGTGGAACTGCCGCTCATTTACTCCCATGTGCCGCGTCGCGACCGGCGTCAGCGCGCCGCGGCGGCCTTGCAACGTGTCGGCCTTGGCGAACGCATGGCACATTTGCCCAACGAGTTGTCGGGCGGCCAGCGGCAAAGGGTCGCAATCGCGCGGGCACTCGTGACCGACCCGGCGCTGCTGCTCGCCGACGAGCCCACCGGCAACCTCGACACAGCGACCGGCATGGAGATACTCCGGCTGTTCGATGAGCTGCACGCCGCCGGCAATACTATTGTAATGGTGACGCACGAAGCGGAGGTTGCGCAGCGCTCCGGCCGGATCGTTGAATTGCGTGACGGCAGCGTGGTCTCAGACAGAAAGGTCGACAAATGA